In one window of Mesorhizobium sp. B2-1-1 DNA:
- a CDS encoding twin-arginine translocase TatA/TatE family subunit: MGVMSAWHWLIVIAVMLVIFGRGRVSSLMGDMGKGLGIFRREVLGGGPSRKGVPAVAGVDRQTKEQSPSALED; the protein is encoded by the coding sequence ATGGGCGTTATGAGTGCCTGGCATTGGTTGATTGTAATAGCGGTCATGCTTGTGATTTTTGGCCGCGGGCGGGTATCGTCGTTGATGGGCGACATGGGCAAGGGCCTGGGTATCTTTCGCCGCGAAGTTCTTGGAGGCGGCCCAAGCCGAAAGGGCGTTCCAGCCGTTGCCGGCGTCGACCGCCAGACCAAAGAGCAAAGCCCGTCCGCCTTGGAAGACTGA
- a CDS encoding matrixin family metalloprotease: protein MDWRSGLRNYPQSTLRLRSMLLAAILTFGSISSNSAAAYEVLGWDWKYQANPIETHFVICENDAPAGASKRIKEAAAKWNYAKLKFVFDDDDCPANPPLNYVEFGELKNPSKTAEADTPNIPATTKMKRCKVRFNKDKFWYLGNADPGADENDLFSVALHEFGHCLGLDHVKTKGVVMQEQLDSGKYLRELAADDLAGRNKIYGAP from the coding sequence ATGGACTGGCGGAGCGGACTACGAAATTACCCGCAATCAACGTTGCGGTTGCGATCGATGTTGTTGGCCGCAATCCTCACGTTTGGCTCGATTTCCAGCAACAGCGCGGCAGCCTATGAAGTGTTGGGCTGGGATTGGAAATATCAGGCAAATCCGATCGAGACCCATTTTGTGATCTGTGAGAACGACGCCCCGGCGGGGGCCTCAAAACGGATCAAGGAAGCGGCCGCAAAATGGAACTACGCCAAGCTCAAATTCGTGTTCGACGACGATGATTGCCCGGCGAATCCGCCGCTCAATTACGTCGAGTTTGGAGAGCTTAAAAACCCATCGAAAACTGCTGAGGCTGATACGCCCAACATTCCAGCAACCACAAAGATGAAGCGATGCAAGGTACGCTTCAACAAGGACAAATTCTGGTACCTAGGCAACGCTGATCCGGGTGCAGACGAGAACGACCTGTTTAGTGTTGCGCTCCATGAGTTTGGTCATTGCCTCGGGCTCGATCACGTCAAAACAAAGGGTGTTGTCATGCAGGAGCAGCTTGATTCCGGTAAGTATCTGCGTGAGCTGGCGGCCGATGATTTGGCCGGGAGAAATAAAATATACGGCGCACCGTAA
- a CDS encoding DUF3883 domain-containing protein has product MPVDWSDEQNDAIVADYFAMLGHDVTGQSYSKAGHNRLLQAAIGRPRGSIEYKHQNVSAVLKGLGETWIPGYKPAFNFQASLVDAVVRWLDRHPEWLASAARRAPSAFQEEPMLWIGSPPTHSNAPPPDETEQMAAIARKYDVAQRDAQNQALGRAGEERILAHERTSLLAAGRTDLANHIRWVSHVDGDGAGYDIRSFDVDGRDRLIEVKTTNGWERTPFHITRNELTASDRHRNDWLLMRLWNFAREPRAFELRPPIEAHVSLMASVYRASFLP; this is encoded by the coding sequence ATGCCTGTTGACTGGTCGGACGAACAGAATGACGCAATCGTCGCGGACTATTTCGCGATGCTGGGTCATGACGTCACGGGGCAGTCTTACAGCAAGGCTGGGCATAATCGTCTCCTTCAGGCGGCGATCGGCCGCCCGCGCGGCTCGATAGAGTACAAGCACCAGAATGTTAGCGCGGTCCTCAAGGGACTCGGTGAAACCTGGATCCCCGGCTACAAGCCGGCCTTTAATTTTCAGGCGTCGCTCGTCGACGCCGTGGTGAGATGGCTCGATCGTCACCCGGAGTGGCTAGCGTCCGCCGCGCGCCGCGCGCCGTCAGCCTTCCAGGAGGAGCCGATGCTGTGGATCGGCTCGCCGCCGACGCACAGTAACGCGCCGCCACCCGACGAGACCGAGCAGATGGCCGCTATCGCCCGCAAGTACGATGTCGCCCAGCGGGACGCCCAGAACCAGGCCCTCGGCCGCGCAGGAGAGGAGCGCATTCTCGCCCACGAGCGCACTAGCCTGCTTGCTGCGGGACGCACCGACCTTGCCAATCACATCCGCTGGGTGTCGCACGTCGATGGCGATGGGGCGGGCTATGATATTCGGAGCTTCGACGTAGATGGCCGCGATCGTCTGATTGAGGTGAAGACGACAAATGGCTGGGAGCGCACACCGTTCCACATTACGCGAAACGAACTGACGGCCTCCGATCGTCATCGCAATGACTGGCTGCTGATGAGGCTGTGGAACTTCGCGCGCGAACCCCGGGCATTCGAACTGCGGCCACCGATTGAGGCCCATGTGAGTTTGATGGCGAGCGTCTACCGAGCGAGCTTCCTGCCATGA
- a CDS encoding toll/interleukin-1 receptor domain-containing protein, with amino-acid sequence MAGVFFSYSHADEALRDQLEKQLSMLKRQGVIDTWHDRRIGAGQEFAQSIDEQINRDDIVLLLVSADFLASNYCYDIEMKRAMERHEAGETIVIPIILRACDWHHAPFGKLNAVPRDGKPITQWADIDEAFLQVAKAIREAAVRRNKAAPSQVSAIDTSAIAQPASGAAEGPRSSNLRLAKSFTQRDKDRFQEEAFEFMARFFENSLAELAERNPGIEGVFRRVDANRFFATVYREGKDIAKATIYMGGDSFGGGINYVQGHTTASNTINESINVEADDQTMYLTTMGMMHFGGQNEKKLSHEGAAELYWENLIRPLQER; translated from the coding sequence TTGGCGGGCGTATTCTTCTCATATTCTCACGCGGACGAGGCCCTCAGGGATCAGCTCGAAAAGCAGTTGTCGATGCTCAAGCGCCAGGGAGTAATCGATACCTGGCACGATCGCAGGATCGGAGCCGGCCAGGAATTCGCCCAGTCGATCGACGAGCAGATCAACCGCGACGACATTGTCTTGCTGCTCGTCAGCGCTGACTTCCTAGCCTCCAACTACTGCTACGACATCGAGATGAAGCGGGCGATGGAACGCCATGAGGCCGGGGAGACGATCGTCATCCCGATCATCCTGCGGGCTTGCGACTGGCATCATGCGCCATTTGGCAAGCTCAACGCGGTGCCGCGCGACGGTAAGCCGATCACCCAGTGGGCAGACATCGACGAGGCATTCCTTCAGGTCGCGAAAGCCATCCGGGAGGCAGCGGTTCGACGAAACAAGGCAGCGCCATCACAAGTATCTGCCATTGATACATCGGCCATCGCCCAGCCAGCGTCAGGTGCCGCTGAAGGGCCCCGTTCCAGCAACCTGCGCTTGGCCAAGTCCTTTACACAGCGGGATAAGGACCGCTTCCAAGAGGAAGCATTCGAGTTCATGGCGCGCTTCTTCGAGAATTCACTGGCCGAGCTCGCAGAGCGCAACCCGGGCATCGAAGGAGTGTTTCGACGGGTCGACGCAAACCGTTTCTTCGCGACCGTCTACCGTGAAGGCAAGGACATTGCCAAGGCAACCATCTACATGGGCGGCGACAGCTTCGGAGGGGGCATCAACTACGTCCAGGGTCACACGACGGCCAGCAACACCATCAACGAGTCCATCAACGTCGAAGCCGACGATCAGACCATGTACCTGACGACTATGGGCATGATGCATTTCGGCGGCCAGAACGAGAAGAAGCTCTCCCACGAAGGCGCTGCGGAACTCTATTGGGAGAATCTGATCCGCCCGCTGCAGGAAAGGTAG
- a CDS encoding TIR domain-containing protein produces the protein MGYRNKTYVIFDGDNDMWAYAYMKGWKKSEHIDFDFHDAHDINGIRDGSSEDTVKRRLRERLKNTKQAIVLVGTSTKNLYRYVRWEIDMCLELGIPVLVVNLNGSKAIDEYCPPLLRKKDAMFVSFRAKIISYAMDDYFDNYRVSYHGHSDDWHYPDKIYKNLGL, from the coding sequence ATGGGGTATAGAAATAAGACGTACGTCATTTTTGACGGCGACAACGACATGTGGGCATATGCCTACATGAAAGGTTGGAAGAAGAGTGAGCACATAGATTTCGATTTTCACGACGCTCATGACATAAACGGCATCCGCGACGGATCGAGTGAGGATACCGTCAAAAGGAGACTGCGGGAGAGGCTTAAGAATACAAAGCAAGCAATAGTTCTTGTCGGCACCAGCACGAAGAACCTTTATAGATATGTCCGATGGGAAATTGACATGTGCTTGGAGCTCGGCATCCCGGTTTTGGTTGTGAACCTTAATGGAAGCAAAGCAATTGACGAATATTGCCCCCCGCTTCTTCGAAAGAAGGACGCAATGTTTGTATCGTTTAGGGCAAAGATAATCTCGTACGCGATGGACGACTATTTCGATAACTATCGGGTATCTTATCATGGCCACTCAGACGACTGGCATTATCCTGATAAGATATACAAGAATCTGGGCCTATGA
- a CDS encoding serine protease → METLYHEVYAAGITPKSIDFYAWLLTLAILGAKVIISHLHKEEALRFIHELAVGNPPPANDTAIVALRLRDSRDFGLLIDLAKAARNYHSDSPILQTYHAQAAIELGDYQGALGILSTVELMPGLNSTISSEIYGLRGRALKEIFLHLPDKSSQIGHAYLSGSIAEYRKAFRLGRDWAAVNILALSRLGQHNFGQSDPAFQSEVEGRELLTKLDQAPHTTRDLWYHATRAELRIGFDDISGALDEIAAYLSDPSVTSFAVAGTLRQYTEVWNLPAVSDEGAGIVEALQARLLQMNYGQLRLNHTVDAAAGKAEALGTRHLEALLGPEGVKSIQWMRRGTEVARSVCAIRQIGGGKIGTGFVVAGGDFIPSLGAERVVLTNSHVVSGTQPGSLHPDECEVVFEEIGELSNTPIRIKELVWSSPIERLDAAIIRLVLPIVASPLLLAPRLPLADGLQKVYLIGYPRGDNLSISIDGNVLLDHEGPTIGTPPEPTIRRRLHYSAPTEKGSSGSPVFNASKWEVIGLHHAGGQIPRLNGKSGLTSANEGLWIQAVAEEAKLTSDI, encoded by the coding sequence TTGGAGACACTCTATCACGAAGTATATGCGGCAGGCATCACTCCGAAAAGCATTGACTTCTATGCTTGGCTTCTGACTTTAGCCATACTAGGAGCCAAAGTGATTATATCACATTTGCATAAAGAAGAGGCTCTACGCTTTATCCACGAGCTGGCTGTGGGGAATCCCCCTCCCGCTAATGACACCGCCATTGTTGCATTGCGCTTAAGAGATTCTCGGGATTTCGGTTTATTGATTGATCTCGCCAAAGCCGCCAGGAACTACCACTCAGATTCACCAATTCTTCAGACGTACCACGCGCAGGCGGCGATCGAATTGGGCGACTACCAAGGCGCACTAGGTATTCTCTCAACCGTCGAACTTATGCCAGGACTGAACAGCACGATATCTTCGGAAATCTACGGCCTTCGAGGCCGAGCTCTGAAGGAGATTTTCCTCCATCTTCCTGACAAGTCTTCCCAAATCGGTCACGCCTATCTTTCTGGCTCAATTGCGGAATATAGAAAGGCGTTCAGGCTTGGGCGAGATTGGGCCGCCGTCAATATATTGGCACTTTCGCGGCTGGGTCAACACAACTTCGGACAATCGGACCCGGCTTTTCAATCTGAAGTTGAAGGCCGGGAATTGCTGACAAAGCTTGATCAGGCTCCCCACACAACTCGTGACCTTTGGTATCACGCTACACGCGCAGAACTCCGAATAGGGTTCGATGACATTTCTGGTGCCCTTGACGAGATCGCTGCGTATCTGAGCGATCCTAGCGTTACCAGCTTTGCTGTCGCGGGCACGCTCAGACAGTACACCGAAGTTTGGAACCTGCCAGCCGTGAGCGACGAGGGCGCGGGAATAGTCGAGGCCCTACAGGCGCGATTGTTGCAGATGAATTACGGCCAACTCAGACTTAACCATACTGTGGATGCGGCGGCAGGTAAGGCAGAGGCACTCGGAACCAGACATCTAGAGGCCTTACTTGGCCCGGAGGGAGTAAAGTCTATACAGTGGATGAGGCGTGGTACCGAAGTGGCCCGTTCGGTATGCGCAATTCGGCAGATCGGAGGAGGAAAGATTGGCACAGGATTTGTAGTCGCTGGCGGCGATTTCATTCCATCTCTCGGCGCTGAGCGTGTCGTGCTCACGAACTCTCATGTGGTCAGCGGAACGCAACCAGGGTCGTTACATCCGGACGAATGTGAAGTAGTATTTGAAGAGATCGGTGAGCTCTCTAACACACCGATTCGAATCAAAGAGCTGGTTTGGAGTTCACCAATCGAGAGGCTCGATGCGGCCATCATTAGATTGGTTTTACCCATAGTTGCCAGCCCACTTTTGCTCGCCCCGAGACTGCCACTGGCCGATGGCCTGCAGAAAGTCTACCTAATCGGCTACCCACGTGGTGACAACTTGAGCATCTCAATCGACGGCAATGTGTTGCTAGACCACGAAGGGCCGACTATCGGAACTCCACCGGAGCCGACTATCCGAAGACGTTTACACTATAGCGCTCCTACGGAAAAAGGCAGTTCAGGCAGTCCAGTCTTCAATGCCTCGAAATGGGAAGTCATAGGATTGCATCACGCGGGAGGGCAAATACCACGCCTAAACGGGAAGAGCGGCCTTACCAGTGCAAATGAGGGCCTATGGATCCAAGCCGTTGCCGAGGAGGCAAAGCTCACCTCTGACATCTAG
- a CDS encoding alpha/beta hydrolase: MVYWADVMYPEPDANVAAYESVGELVPSDVDASSSALVPGTETPSEALFLAMIAAKTGGLLAAAEAAEAVPENRMLDGVSLERVPLPWGLKAKFLETYLRDVHHYLFDADFECRPGSRFHVQQEIRSRFVSALAAAPNGERHYVVSHSMGTVIAYDCLMRVPECPPVDGLITIGSPLGLDEIQDKLAPEWSRAMGYPLKLRGDWVNIFDRLDVVAGFDPFIANDFLKDGIKVVSDIAVRNDGAWRHSITKYMRQASLRKALTSMLGF; encoded by the coding sequence ATGGTTTACTGGGCGGATGTAATGTATCCGGAACCGGACGCAAACGTCGCTGCCTATGAGAGCGTCGGAGAACTAGTTCCCTCAGATGTGGATGCATCATCATCAGCCTTAGTCCCTGGGACAGAGACCCCTAGCGAGGCGCTTTTCTTAGCTATGATCGCGGCGAAAACCGGAGGCCTCCTCGCAGCCGCTGAAGCTGCCGAAGCCGTTCCTGAGAACCGCATGCTCGACGGTGTAAGCTTGGAACGGGTGCCGTTACCCTGGGGGTTAAAGGCAAAATTTTTGGAAACCTATCTCAGAGACGTTCACCATTACCTATTTGATGCGGACTTTGAATGCAGGCCAGGAAGCCGGTTCCACGTTCAGCAGGAGATACGCTCACGCTTTGTCTCAGCTCTTGCTGCCGCTCCGAATGGCGAGCGCCATTATGTTGTCAGCCACAGCATGGGTACCGTTATAGCATATGACTGCCTAATGCGGGTTCCTGAGTGCCCTCCCGTTGACGGGCTAATTACTATCGGAAGCCCGCTCGGCCTTGACGAAATTCAGGATAAGCTCGCTCCCGAGTGGTCTAGGGCAATGGGATATCCTCTAAAATTGAGAGGTGATTGGGTTAACATATTTGACAGATTGGATGTTGTTGCTGGATTTGATCCATTTATAGCCAATGATTTCCTTAAAGATGGTATCAAGGTTGTTTCCGACATTGCGGTCCGCAATGATGGCGCTTGGAGACACTCTATCACGAAGTATATGCGGCAGGCATCACTCCGAAAAGCATTGACTTCTATGCTTGGCTTCTGA
- a CDS encoding pYEATS domain-containing protein, with the protein MTYRIEQAVAVEPEYPDDRWRWRVWIDASSEELDRIEMVRYELHPTFPEPVRTVRDRSSKFSLASSGWGEFLLHASIKFKTSGDDLRLAHWLRLSSRPLEGVIAPNQLRVFISYAFSDTEAVEKVTNALRNKGARVVNAVNSSVASGEALQDKLDSLHPDVALVFVGENLSKWQAREVTELVRNDVEIIPIVSPQASVAGDSLLASREPVIADFSLSPEDTADRVLRYMPGIIGKV; encoded by the coding sequence GTGACTTACCGCATTGAGCAGGCCGTGGCAGTCGAGCCCGAGTACCCGGATGATCGTTGGCGCTGGCGGGTATGGATTGATGCATCATCAGAAGAACTCGACCGAATTGAGATGGTCCGATACGAGTTGCACCCGACATTTCCGGAACCCGTTCGGACAGTGCGGGATCGTTCCAGTAAGTTCTCATTGGCGTCTTCGGGGTGGGGTGAGTTTCTGCTTCACGCTTCGATCAAGTTCAAAACTAGCGGGGATGATTTGCGACTTGCTCATTGGTTAAGATTAAGCTCCCGACCACTTGAGGGGGTAATCGCACCCAACCAACTTCGTGTTTTCATCTCCTATGCATTTTCAGATACTGAAGCAGTCGAAAAAGTTACAAACGCTCTGAGGAACAAGGGAGCAAGGGTAGTCAACGCGGTAAACTCTAGCGTTGCATCCGGAGAGGCACTACAGGACAAGCTCGATAGCTTGCATCCGGATGTTGCATTAGTGTTCGTTGGAGAAAATTTAAGTAAGTGGCAGGCTAGAGAGGTAACCGAGCTGGTTAGAAACGATGTTGAGATAATACCGATAGTCTCGCCCCAAGCGAGTGTTGCTGGTGATAGTTTGCTCGCATCACGTGAGCCTGTGATTGCTGATTTCAGTCTGTCGCCGGAGGACACAGCCGACAGGGTGCTGAGATACATGCCTGGGATAATTGGCAAGGTTTGA
- a CDS encoding TIR domain-containing protein: protein MGKTKTFVSYDHSEDVHYKRLLQAWDANPEFDFDFDSRGPDVAINSSDAPVIKAALVKKMKEATHLLVLVGEKSANSSWMEWEIERAKMDDTKLKLAAVKLGKSNTTPSGLLGVGTSWATSFERDRIVEALRSATNRY from the coding sequence ATGGGTAAGACGAAAACATTTGTAAGCTATGACCATTCGGAAGACGTGCACTACAAGCGGCTCCTGCAGGCATGGGATGCCAATCCGGAGTTTGATTTTGATTTTGATAGCCGCGGCCCTGACGTAGCCATCAACAGCAGCGACGCCCCTGTCATTAAAGCTGCGCTTGTAAAAAAGATGAAAGAGGCAACGCACTTGCTCGTCCTTGTTGGGGAGAAGAGCGCCAATAGCTCTTGGATGGAATGGGAGATCGAACGGGCGAAAATGGACGACACCAAATTGAAGCTCGCTGCTGTAAAACTAGGAAAGTCAAATACGACGCCCTCCGGTCTCCTGGGTGTTGGGACATCTTGGGCAACAAGCTTTGAACGAGATCGAATCGTCGAAGCACTCCGCAGCGCGACTAATCGCTATTGA
- a CDS encoding DUF6894 family protein gives MDRFFIDLVDNGELSPDREGTELASLEAAEDEASRALLEIAKDQMPDGTLREVAFHVHDDASNPLFVVKVTFELSRTRR, from the coding sequence ATGGACCGCTTCTTCATCGATCTCGTCGACAACGGCGAATTGTCCCCTGACCGTGAAGGGACCGAGCTTGCCAGCTTGGAAGCCGCTGAAGATGAGGCGTCAAGGGCGCTGCTTGAGATAGCAAAAGATCAAATGCCCGACGGAACTCTCCGGGAAGTCGCCTTCCATGTGCATGACGATGCTAGCAACCCACTGTTTGTGGTAAAGGTGACATTTGAGCTATCACGGACCCGCCGGTGA
- a CDS encoding DUF6894 family protein, with protein sequence MARYFFDSGDRDELVKDEVGIECDGIEGACREGIEGLKDLAREFQEGVQSQQLSIHVRDEAGERLLSLSLTLQLKLSRQRG encoded by the coding sequence ATGGCGCGATATTTCTTTGACAGCGGCGACCGTGACGAGCTCGTGAAAGACGAGGTGGGAATCGAATGCGATGGCATCGAGGGAGCATGTCGTGAGGGCATAGAAGGGCTAAAAGATTTGGCGAGAGAATTCCAAGAGGGAGTCCAAAGCCAGCAACTATCCATCCACGTCCGGGATGAGGCTGGTGAAAGGCTGTTGAGCTTGAGCCTCACCCTTCAGCTGAAGCTGAGCAGACAGCGGGGTTAG
- a CDS encoding Crp/Fnr family transcriptional regulator has protein sequence MAQNPSSNILIRKLQTISNLGPSDIAILENVAIQEKQFQASEDILNEGDRPTLSFVVLDGLVGSTKMTGDGKRQISSFFVPGDIPDLHGLHLSVMDCTFTALTPAWVGFMRHDALRAMCDRQPSITTVFWRSTVIDAAIYREWVTNVGRRDAYARMAHIFCELIVRLRAVGRIEDHVAHLPITQAALGDALGLSTVHVNRVLQELRRDGLISTAGSRFHATDWAGLIRAGDFDSTYLHQKAR, from the coding sequence ATGGCACAGAATCCTTCCTCGAACATTTTGATCCGTAAGCTGCAGACGATCTCTAACCTCGGGCCATCGGACATTGCGATCTTGGAAAACGTCGCAATTCAGGAAAAGCAATTTCAGGCCAGTGAAGACATTCTGAACGAGGGCGACCGCCCGACCCTTTCCTTCGTCGTTCTGGATGGCCTGGTAGGCTCTACCAAAATGACAGGTGACGGCAAACGTCAGATCTCCTCCTTTTTTGTTCCGGGCGACATTCCCGACCTCCATGGTTTGCATCTATCGGTGATGGATTGCACCTTTACAGCTCTCACCCCCGCCTGGGTTGGTTTCATGCGGCATGACGCTCTTCGTGCCATGTGTGACCGGCAGCCTTCGATCACGACCGTGTTTTGGCGCTCGACGGTAATCGACGCCGCGATTTATCGAGAGTGGGTCACCAATGTCGGAAGGCGCGATGCTTATGCTCGGATGGCTCACATCTTTTGCGAACTCATTGTCCGTCTGCGCGCCGTAGGCCGCATTGAAGATCATGTGGCCCATCTTCCGATAACGCAGGCCGCACTTGGCGATGCGCTTGGCCTTTCCACCGTGCATGTGAACCGGGTGCTCCAGGAACTTAGACGCGACGGTCTGATCTCCACCGCCGGTTCCCGTTTTCATGCAACCGACTGGGCAGGGCTCATCCGCGCTGGTGATTTCGACTCTACCTATCTGCACCAAAAGGCCCGCTGA
- a CDS encoding Crp/Fnr family transcriptional regulator, which yields MTGPNSQSYSATRSNIATNSIYRNALLLRMCSADLALLHPHLTSVSLGLKTHLEVAGSPIKTVYFFESGLGSVVGELRPGIEAEIGVIGSDGMSGSALVMGDDRSTHDCYVQLEARAFGIDAGTFTNALLTSPTLRTFLLRYVHYFHLQASFTALTNARMNIVDRLSRWLVMCDDRVEGNRLSITHDFLSVMLGVRRPGVTIALQTLEGQGLIRSNRGEVVILDRARLIALADGSYGRAEAEYVRLIGQLH from the coding sequence ATGACAGGCCCAAATTCGCAATCCTATAGTGCCACGCGGTCCAACATTGCCACAAACTCCATCTATCGCAATGCGCTGCTGCTCCGTATGTGCTCGGCAGATTTGGCATTGCTGCACCCTCATTTGACGAGCGTCTCCCTTGGACTGAAGACGCATCTCGAAGTGGCGGGCTCACCGATCAAAACCGTGTACTTCTTCGAGAGCGGTCTCGGATCCGTGGTGGGCGAATTGCGGCCCGGCATCGAAGCTGAGATCGGAGTTATTGGGTCCGACGGCATGTCCGGCTCAGCCCTTGTGATGGGCGATGACCGATCAACGCATGATTGTTACGTTCAATTGGAAGCCCGAGCCTTTGGTATCGATGCAGGCACGTTCACCAACGCGCTTTTGACGAGCCCAACGCTGCGCACTTTCCTGCTCCGCTACGTCCACTACTTTCACCTCCAGGCAAGCTTCACCGCACTCACCAATGCCCGGATGAACATCGTAGACCGGCTCTCGAGATGGCTGGTGATGTGCGATGATCGCGTCGAAGGGAATCGCTTGTCGATTACTCACGACTTCTTGTCGGTCATGCTCGGTGTCAGGCGGCCCGGCGTCACCATCGCGCTCCAAACTTTGGAAGGGCAGGGCTTGATACGCTCCAATCGCGGAGAGGTCGTCATCCTTGACCGTGCGCGCCTTATTGCGCTGGCCGACGGGTCATATGGCAGGGCTGAAGCCGAATACGTTCGGCTAATTGGCCAACTGCACTAA
- a CDS encoding KTSC domain-containing protein: MPSTSIRKFDYDPNTRVLSVWFVGSGKHYEFLAVPPEAVAAFRSAFAKGRYFNNHIRNHYAFRLVQDTAEASSRD; this comes from the coding sequence ATGCCGTCAACCTCGATACGCAAGTTCGACTACGACCCAAATACGAGGGTTCTCTCAGTCTGGTTTGTTGGCAGCGGTAAGCACTATGAGTTCTTGGCCGTACCGCCTGAGGCCGTTGCCGCGTTTCGATCTGCATTTGCTAAGGGCCGTTATTTTAACAACCACATCCGCAACCACTACGCGTTCAGGCTCGTGCAAGATACGGCGGAAGCCTCGTCGCGTGATTGA
- a CDS encoding helix-turn-helix domain-containing protein, translating into MEIREAFAQNLRALRRARGLSQEELAHHAGIDRTYISALERNVYNASIDVVDRLAEVLGVDVAELLKRPSADPQRSRSEPDE; encoded by the coding sequence ATGGAAATCCGAGAAGCGTTTGCGCAAAATCTAAGAGCCTTGCGGCGGGCTAGAGGCCTGTCTCAGGAAGAGCTTGCGCATCATGCTGGGATCGATCGCACCTATATCAGTGCGTTGGAACGCAACGTGTACAACGCGAGCATCGATGTCGTTGACCGGCTGGCTGAAGTGCTGGGTGTGGATGTCGCAGAATTGCTTAAACGACCCTCAGCTGATCCGCAGAGATCGCGGTCTGAGCCTGATGAGTAG